The window atctaaaagaagaaaaagagaaataaaaagaaacatgggttgcctcctaagaagcacctgatttaacgttgcggcacgATGAAGATTActatcaatcacttgaaatgaattaatgccacgatgtggccatcatcaacttttccaagataatgcttcacccggtgaccattgactctaaacactttatcattttaattcttcaagtctaatgcaccaaagggtgtcaccttCATAACCTCAAACGGACCACTccacttagacttcaactttcccagaaacatccgtaaccgagaattgaacaataacacaagatcaccttctttgaactccttgttccggaagtacttgtcatggaggtacttcatcttctccttgtataaggaagaacttgtatatgcatggtatcggaattcatcaagctcattcaattgtacCACCCTCGGGTTAGCTGCCACATCCCACTCAatattaagcttcttcaatgcccacatagcgttgtactcaagttccaccggaaggtgacaagctttcccgaaccccaagcggtatggagacatcccaatcggtgttttgtaagccctCCTATAagcccatagagcatcatcaagtttcttcgaccaatcCATCCGGTTGACATTCACGGTCTTTgataaaatactcttgatctcccggttagAGACTTTCACTTGTATGCTTggttgaggatgatagggggtcgagactttgtgagtgacatcatacttggtgagtaaggtatcaaaagttttgttgcaaaagtgcgatcccccatcacttatagtggcccttggagtgccaaatcttgtaaagatattctttttcaaaaatgccacgaCACTTCAAGGTTCATTTTtgggaagagcaatggcctcaacccactttgacacatagtccACAACTACCAAAATATATGTGTTTCCACATGAGCTtacgaacggtcccatgaaatcaatcccccacacataaaaaatgtcaatttccaagatggtggtgaggggcatctcatatttcttagaaatcccaccagccctttgacattcatcacaatgcttgactagatcactagcatccttgtatagggtaggccaatagaatcgaCAACTCAACTCTTTTGTCGTCGTTCTcactccaccatggtgaccaccatatggtgaaaagtggtaagcctcaagaatttccactTGTTCTTCCTCTGGCACATatcgtcgaatcacaccatcggtgcaaatccggaagagatactgttcatcccaataatagtcaaggtaATTCCATTTGAGATTCTTCCTTTGGTTTAAAGAGAACTCATTTGatacaataccactcacaagataatttgctaagttgacgaaccatggcatctcggtcattgaaatggctagaagttgatcgtcggggaaggagtcattaatctcaaggccgtcatgtggcctcccctcctacTCCAatcgagacaagtggtccgccacttggttttcactgcctTTGCGGTCTTGAATTTCAAGatcgaactcttgcaataaaagcactCACCGCGTAAACCTCACCTTTGAATCCTTTTTGCTCATTAGGTACCAAAGCGCCACATGAtcggtgtggacaatcacctttgtacctatCAAGTACAGGcaaaacttctccatagcaaagacaatagcaaggagctctttttcggtcactgcgtaattgacttgggcatcattcatggtcttactatcatagtagaccggatggaagattttgttgatacgttgccccaaaactactCCGACCGCCGTatcacttgcgtcacacatgagctcaaaaggcaaacTCTAATctggtgcggtgataataggagtagtagtcaatttgaacttgagcaattcgaatgccttcttgcaatcctcgttgaaatggaatttggcatccttctccaaaagcttacacaaggggttcaccactttagaaaaattcTTGATGAAATGGCGATATAACCCAAGAAgatcctcactcccttcacggatgtaagggtgggagtttagaaatcacctatattTTAGCCTtatcgacctcaataccattctttgaaattttgtggccaaggacaatgccttcctcgaccatgaagtgacacttctcccaattgagcaccaaatatTTCttctcacatcttgccaagatcTTATCCAAGTTTGTCAAGCAATCATTAAAGGAATTCCCaaccacagaaaaatcatccatgaagacctgaagaaaatcctccaccatatcggtgaagatagccatcatacaccattgaaaagtcgccggtgcattgcacaacccaaatggcatccacgAGAATGTGAAAGTACCATAGGTACATGTGAAAGTAGTTTTCTTTTGGTCCttcggagcaataagaatttgattgtagccagaATATTCATAAAGaaaacaatagaaagcacgaccagccaacctatcaagcatctaatcaaggaagggaagtgggaaatgatatttccttgtgactttgttgagattGAGATAgaccatacacactctccacctggTCACCATTCTTGTAGAAATCAACTCTTTCTTTTCATTGGTGACCagagtcatgccccctttctttgggacacattgcaccggagaggtccacgagctatgagaaatggggtaaacaactccggcatccaaccactttatgatctccttcttcatcacctcttgcattgcttcatttcgtcttctttgatgttcaacagagggtttggcatcctcctccaaagtaatcttgtgcatacaaaaggcggggcttataccttgaatatctgccaatgtccatccggtagctttcttcctcttttgtagcactgccaaagtagagtctacctgcacgttagttaagcaagaggaaagaataaccagtaaagtagaacacatgccaaggaattcatacctgagatgtggaggcaatggctttaactccaaagtgggaggctcctcgattgaggactttgttggaggagtcttccggttttcaagatctaaggacaatttgcagggttcataagtgtacgaccctattccttgcaatgcattcacacattccacatagacatccttctcatcatcatcataattaagcaatacggcctccaaagtatcatcaacattcatcatggaactagcatcatcaacaattaccTCGGTCACAAactccacaaacgaacaaacttcattgctattcagttgcctcatagatttgcacacatggaaaaccacctttccatcacccacccggaaggtgagctcaccggcttccatATAAACAAGTGACTTACCCGTAggaaggaaaggtctacccaaaatAATAGGCACCACATAGTCctcttcacaatcaagaatcacaaagtccatcgggaggatgaacttatcaactcaaaccaacacatcatcaataatacccaatggtctcttcatagtacgatccgccattAGTAGCCTCATagaagtgggtcttggttgcccaatccccaacgttttgaaaaccgagtagggcatcaagttgatacttgcccctagatcacaaagagctttggcaaagtTGACGCTTCCAatggtgcaagggattgtgaaagtgccgtgatcttccaatttgggagccattgagtgcacaaatgcgctcacttgatgtgtcatctttatagtctaacaattcatcgacctcttctttatcaccaaatccttcatgaactttgcatatccGGGCATTTTCTCCAAAGCCTAAACCAATGGCATATTAATAtataagctcttcatcatgtcaataaaccttttgaattggttctcgccattttgcttggcaagcctttgagggtatggaggaggagtcCTTGGCactggtgccttagcctttgacACTACCGGTTCCAGTATGTCAACAATGTGTTCCCTAtgcgggttcacttcttcttgagtctcctccacattttcatcaatataaattctccctttgtcatttgcttgcaccacactgtttggaatctcatcttcttgaatcacttgttcatcatccacaatttttctttgacttgaggtggttacatccccaccttttccactcttTGTAGTCACgaccatggcatgtcccgtgttggtcccaccctttgggttcaccactgtgtcacttggtagtgcccccataggacgagtgtttaaagcttgcgagatttgccccaattgaacttccaaattgcgaattgaagtgttgtgagaggctagttgagcatcggagtcggcattattctccatcatttgtttaaacatgttctcaattctccccatctcattgttggaagagctaGTACCATGGGAAGggtaaggaggcgggttgcttggttgttgatacatcgggggcctttgaaaacgcGACacccaattcccttgattattgttccatcccccttggttgttgcctccccaatatccttgactattgccaccccaattgctttggttgttttgattgttcTAATTCCTTGATTGGTTTGACCATTCCAATTAGCttggttgttttgattgttccaattcccttgattaccttgagattaccattgttgttgattcgggccttgagagttgtttcttttcccttggaagttgttcacatattgtacttcctcctcttgttaattgtaagattcatcttggtcaaacccactatcttcttgcacatattgttccgcacggttttgcacttgttgacctttttgccttcgcttgttcaccatcatatttactccttccattgcatttacttgcttaaCCATCATATTTACTCCTTCCATTGTATTTACTTGCTTAGGGTCTTGAACTTGTTGAACTTGGGCtatggctaattgattcattgtggtggtcaactcggcaattgcttgcccatgatcatgtaattctttatgtaggtgaatcatatTTGGAtgaccttgaggaacatttgctctactttgccatgacgatgaagtatcctccatttcatctaagatctcacaagctttggcatatggtgttgtcatgaaatttccaccggcaagttggttgaccatgcattgattggtagtattgatccccctatagaaagtttgttgaatcatagccttaGTCATGTCATTGTTCGGgtactctttcaccatagttcggtacctctcccatatctaatgcaaaggctcattgggttcttgtttgaatgctagaatctcatctctaagagtagccatatgcatGAGAAAAAAGAACTTAGCAAtgaatttctccgccaattcatcccatgtatggatggaatggtttggcaaccttGCTAACCAACCCAAGGCTTTCCCCTGTAGTGAAAAAGGAAATAACCTCAACCTTAAAGTATCCTTAGAGACGTTtttctgtttactcccccagcaagtgtcTACAAATCCTTTAAGTGTTTGTACGaaattttgattcggagccccggtgaagaatccacgttgctctagcaatgtgagcataatatttgtgatttgaaagttggccgccctaatgcggggcgggactatggaACTTGCATACCGTTCATTCGGCAACACTCGGtatggagccgctcttggtggaggtgggggtgaaacgggaacgttgtcttgaggcggtcagcctcatctatttgcttgaggttcaggaggaacctcttcaacttggtcatcttccacatccacatcccccaaaggcatgtttccgagaggatcattatTGTTGAGATCCATTGTTTCACTTACAATTGTTTCACCAAAACGATTAATAATATTGAAGGAAATGAAGccaattcacacacaaaaccaaatatatagctaaatccgtttttatgctccccggcaacagcgccaaaaattgatctcgcccaaatcacacctcaatttggggttgtgaagcgATCGGTTGTAATAATAATAGCCAACcaggacaagagtgggttgctctagtggtaagcaccctccatttccaactaagaggttgtgagatcgagtcaccccaagatcaAGGTGGGGAGATCttagagggagggagccgagggtctatttgaaacagcctctctaccccagggtaggggtaagttctgcgtacacactaccctccctagaccccactagtgggattatactaggttgttgttgttgttgttgtttttgttgagCGTAGATGGGATTAAATATATATTTGTACTAAGCACGTAGAGTGTCTAAGATATATTTCCACAAACtatgttttgattctacttctaaattatgctacggtttgcaaatgtaaagctagaaaataatatttttggtgttgtttttcaagcttgtaaaagatctagggttgtgacttccacctaggtgtttgcctaatgggttgtgggctttagggcAGGTTTGGTAGGTCGGGGTGTAATATAACAATCAACACGCAATTACACAGTCAATACCTCTCGATAATAGAGtggtttttcccaatttggctttctcaagtccaaatgggtaattcacaaaacAATTGATATATGCCCAAGTCGAGTTTTACTATCTCTATATTAAaacctttaattgggactatcaatttcttgagttcactctaatttcttgttagccaagttttcctagattcagtctctctttctcaagtagagactaagtcaaataggcttgaatcaatgtttgcaaccattaattctacaactaAAGCAAGAACTATGCTAAATATTACACGCCCAACCATAAagaagccctaaatcaaacacccattaggtacccacactagggttgggtcacaaccctagctagaaatttagctactcatagatgaaaatgaagaaattaaagaagaatagAAGATTAAACTCATATTCAATGATAAAgagataaaaatccaatgtaaaatagACATACTATCATGAAATTTCTTAAAGCAGTAAATAAAAATGGCTCCCAACTTTTAGATATTCCAAAATGTTTTACCTAATTTTGTCAAAAAAGACTATTTATACACAAATgaaatttttggacaaaattgccctttcggaggttctgcggccacacaattctgtgtgcggtgcACACTTTGATGCAGATCTTGATAGGAGGGACTTCTACGACCACACAATTTTGAATTACGGTCGCACTTCTTCaggttctgcggaccgcacatttctgagtacAGCTGCACTCttgagttctgcggccgcacaataatagtgcggtccgcactttttgaTGGACATAAAGTTGGGCCTCTCTGATCTTCCTCTTCTGCGgacgcacaattattgtgtggtccgcacttttcaaAGAAGCTCTGACAGAAATCCCTTcatgatctgcggccgcagacaaaattctgcggtccgcactttacccTTTTTGCTTGGTTGTAGTCGTTGTCCAAAAATACTCCttattgagttgaatttcatcgttTTGGcacattttccaatactcctgcaataaattatattttatcagttttcggaaATATCTTTaagcatatttgagctaaaatgGAAGTAAAATgggcgcaaataagtagtcaaaatccccatttatcaatcatcttcctaagaatcttctcgTTGTTCTTATTTGCCGCTTCAATGGCTCTATTGGCTTTTAGATGACAAGGGATAGAGTGGTGATGCACAATTTTAAATTGCTTGCAAACCTCCTTCATCAAGTGACTATTTAGATTGGCTGCATTGTTAGTGATAATGGTCTTTGGGATACTAAAACGACATATGATGTTGGgatgaacaaaatctaccactgctttcttggtgattgCTTTGAAAGTAATTGCCTCCACCCACTTGGCGAAGTAATCAATGGCGACCAAAATGAATCTAAGAAGAGGACATAAGATGCAATTCCAATggaggcgagtgaatcaggtcaccatgaatctggaagtggtgacacttgcgaacaaaactgaagcaatctcgcttcATAGTAAGCCAATTATACCCCGCCCttagaatcttcttcgccaaaacatatccattcatgtaaGGCCCGCATACCCctgaatgcacttcactcatgatccgctcagcttcaGTGGAATCTATGCATCTTAACAcgttcaaatctggggtccttttgtacataATTTCTTCATTCAGGAAGAAACCACCGGTGAGCCACCTTATAGTTATTTTTTGATCTCTTTTGGCATGCTCCGAGTATTCCCGCATTTTCAGGAATCGCTTTATGtaatgataccatggttcaccataaGGTTCTACCTCAATTGCATTACAGTAACCATGTTGATTGCGAACTTGGATTTCCAATGGATCAATATGAGTGTTTCTCGGATAAGGGAGCATCAAGGCTAAGGTAGCCAAGGAATCAACTAGctcattgtgaaacctgggaatgtacctaaACTCGATAGACTTGAATCTTTTGCTTAGGTCTTacacacattgtctgtatggaataagcttcaTGTCTTgagtctcccattcaccttgggcttgctgGATAAGCAAGTCgaaatctcccataaccaatagttcatgcacatccagatcgagggccatttttaGACCCATGATACAAGTCATGTATTCTgtcgtattattggtacagaagaattGAAGTCGTGCCATTATAGGGTAATGTTGTCCAATAGGTGACATGTGGATCGCCCCggtcccaactcctttgatattgacagccccatcaaaatacattttccatacatGGCTGTCATCcagaactacttcctctattgagttgacctcttcatctgggaagtatgtgCTCAGTGGCTCATAATTATCATCgactggattctctgccaaatgttCTGCCAAAGCTTTTGCTTTCATTGTTGTGTGAGTGACATAGATGATGTTGAACTCCATGAGCAtaatttgccattttgcgagcctacCAGTGGGAATTGGCTTTCAGAAGATGTACATCAAAGGAttcattctggatatgaggtaagtagtataggccaaatGATAATGCCTTggcttctgagcgacccaagtcaaggcacaacatgttctttctaaaagggtatacttagcctcataattggtgaacttcttgctcaaataatagattCATGTTCCTTTTTACATGTCACATAATGTTGTCCCCAGAGCatatccaaaggaattatccatcaccgatagatataaaaacaaaggcctgcCAGGTTCAGGTGGGAACAGTACATGGGTGTTTCgacagataatctttgatcctgtcaaaagctaTTTGGCAATCATCTGTCCACTTGATAACAACAtcctttttcaacaacttaaaGATGGTCTCacacgtggttgtgagctgagcaatgaatctactgatgtagttcaataTCCTGATCAAACTCATGACACCAGTtctgttcttcgggggtggcagatcttgaatggactttatcttagatggatccaatttgATGCTTCTCCGGctgactataaaaccgaggagCTTCCCATATGGAACCTCGAATGCGCACTTGGATGGATTGAGCTTAAAGTAATACCTTTACAACTGTTGCAAGAAATCTTTCAAATTACACCATGATCAGCCTATGTCTTTGACTTTATGATGACATCAACATATACTttaatctctttgtgcatcatgtcgtggaaaatggtggtcatggacctcatgtaagttgcccctgcattcttcaaaGCGAATGGCATGACCTTGTAACAATACgtaccccatggagtggtgaaaatGGTCTTTTTTGCATCATCCTCATCCATTAGAACTGGTGGTATCCGGCATAGCAATCCACGAAAaattgtatctcatgctttgcgcaattatctacaaggATGTGGCTGTTTGGTAAAGGAAATTTATCCTTTGGACTCGCTTTGTTCAAATATCTGTAGTCAATacagactctagtttttccatccttcttctgtacatgcacaacatttgccacccaagTAGTGTATCGGACGACTCTGACCATATTAGCACTGAATTGCTTCataatttcctctttgattttatcactcatatctgttttaaatttttgttgcttttgttggactggtggaaaatcaggatacgtgaGAAGCTTATGAACCAAAAGATAAGCACTTAAACCcagcatatcatcataagaccaagcgAACACATCTCTGTATTCAAATAAAATCTAAATCAAGGCATCTATGGTTTTTTGTTctgtgtgaatgcttatctttgtttctctgattTCTTCAGGACTTCCGATGTTAATTGACTCAATTTCATCGAGGTTGGGCTTAAGCTTACTTTCAAATTGCTCcaattctctttttatttcctcaacAACCTCATCTTAATCATATtcaacctcttgatgcattatttcaaaattagacagctttttaatATTTGGGCGTGAGTTccacatgcatgtcatgttattaaagccagtattaacaaaactgaaatagAAACAAAATGACAGGAATTAATAATAGGAAAAGATACAGAACTTAATACGAATCTGAACTGCATtccattgaatttgaaaggattgaagggttaacatcaaaatAAAATAATCATACTGAGATGTTTGGATTACAATAGTGAAAGTAACCCAAATACCAAAAAGAAGCTGCAAAAGCAAACTACaaagactccttccttgtggggagaagAGTTGCTTCCCAATTGTTGAGCATGGTGTCTGGGCAATTAGTTGATCGacacgactagtgccttcaccagcgtggatcatattcacttcagcaAACATCTTTTCGAGGCCATGgtaaatttcatcaatgttttcctgcaccgaggaattttgaccctcttggagttgtggcttgacaaaagtaTAAAAAATGTGAGGGATCGGTTTCTGCAAGACCCACCCATGCTTCttgcggtgcttggctttgtccTCATCTTCTTGTATTAGCCTGAAACCTAAGCCAAAAATACCCTTGTTACCAAAGGGAGAAATATGCATcaaaattccttgcaatgatgcccctaGCCTTTTTATGGCTCATAACCCTATCTTagcataagtgcagccaccattataGATGTGGCAGAAAGACGAGGATGCAGaatgggctttccttcctcaacatggtccacatcAACCACGTCGAAATCCTAATAGACAATGGACTCACACCCTTACTTGGCCTCAATACACGAGATTAAtaggtctttataaatggatcaCTCGTCTTTTTCGTGAATAATAATTTCTTGCCTGTCATGTTTGAacttgagcatctgatgcaaggtggatggcacaacTCGAGccatatggatccatggccttccaagaagaaagttataagaagtttctgTGTCtaatacttggaagacaatttcaaaatcaaccggCCCAAttgtcatggtgaggttgatttCTACAATGGTGTCTCTCACTGATCCATCAAAATCATGGATGCAGACATTGTTGGGTTGGATTCTGTCTGTATTAATCCTcatgctttgcaaggtagagagagggcaCACATCTATGCTcaagcctccatcaaccatgactcgcatTACGTAGTGTTCCTCACATTTGATAGTCAGGTGCAAAGCCCTCTTGTTCCCGGCTCCCTCCTCAGGGAGTTCCTCATCAGTAAAAGAGATTCTATTCACCTCAAAAGTGTTGTTAGCCATCTTCTCTGAGACATATGCCTCATTCAGAATCTTGATTAGTACATAAGCATGCTCTTCTGAATGTATGAGCAGAGATAgtagagagatttgggcaggagtctttctcagctggtcaatgattgagtaatcctgaacttttatttttttcaaaaactctttcgcctcttcttcagtgactggcttctttattggcatttggccttctctgattttcttggccttcctcaactcttctggagagtaacacctccccgatcgagtcaaacctccagtttcccccacttcttctatggtTACCTTGTATTTGTAGGTCACCACAATTgtgttgtagttccaaggaatGGTTTTTGTGTTTGTCACACGAGGTTGCAtgtcgagtttgattatgatcaACTCTATTATACCTTTTATACCACCTTGATTCTGCCTCATGATGGGGTGGCCTCCCAGGACATACAACCTTGGGCTTGGAACACTGGAGCGGACTTCCAACCTtgagatttttggaacaaataaagttgcctcTGAGATTTGGGCACGTTTCACAACCAACGACACATCTCGTCTTGGACTTACTTCTAGTCCTGTTCCTTCTTGAATCGTTCCCACTGTCATTTCTGCTTaaccaaccggcttgtattcttgatctcggccaatcattcccataaaatgaacatcattgtgtattGACAACTGGTTGttgtcacattaggagggtcctcgccaATTGTTACCACAATCAACTTTTCAATGTTGAGTCTTTTTATGGCCCTTTTCAGAGTCGAACAGTCATCATTGGTATGCCCTGGGGGgtacctgaatgatattcacatctagtatTTACTTAAAATCCATTTGAATCGAGATACATATGGTAGGGAGCATtgggtccaatcacgcccatctgcttcaacttctggaacaaactagagtatgattcagtcAATGGATTGAATTTTTCCACAGGCCTCTGCTTTTGACCATAATCCTGCCTgggacgagcattgtagggttCCTAAAAATTTTACTGCTAAGGTCGGGGGATCCTTAGAGCTGGTGCCCGTACCAGTTGATTGGAAAGCCGAGCATAAGACTGGGCATTAAGCATTGTGTACTGTGGTGGGCACATAGAGTATTGTGGAATTGGTGGGGGAtaataatgttgagggtagctatACTGACCCTGATAAACTTTCATATAA is drawn from Nicotiana tomentosiformis chromosome 12, ASM39032v3, whole genome shotgun sequence and contains these coding sequences:
- the LOC138902989 gene encoding uncharacterized protein, coding for MKAKALAEHLAENPVDDNYEPLSTYFPDEEVNSIEEVVLDDSHVWKMYFDGAVNIKGVGTGAIHMSPIGQHYPIMARLQFFCTNNTTEYMTCIMGLKMALDLDVHELLVMGDFDLLIQQAQGEWETQDMKLIPYRQSLMLPYPRNTHIDPLEIQVRNQHGYCNAIEVEPYGEPWYHYIKRFLKMREYSEHAKRDQKITIRWLTGGFFLNEEIMYKRTPDLNVLRCIDSTEAERIMSEVHSGVCGPYMNGYVLAKKILRAGFILVAIDYFAKWVEAITFKAITKKAVVDFVHPNIICRFSIPKTIITNNAANLNSHLMKEVCKQFKIVHHHSIPCHLKANRAIEAANKNNEKILRKMIDKWGF